Proteins encoded together in one Bacteroides ovatus window:
- a CDS encoding collagen-like protein, whose translation MKKNFVRVMLFGALALATVTYVGCKDYDDDIDNLQTQIDANKAGIATLQAKVDDGKWVTDVTDIEGGFKITFNNGDSYSIVDGKKGDPGTKVTIDPTTNHWLFDGIDSGHSAVGPAGPKGETGATGPDGPKGETGATGPAGPKGETGATGPAGHSPFIGNGTGDYEKGFWYFYDDASSKWVKGDSAESNIYLVQGDGTPSLTLHVKDQETGKFVDVVLPTGKLITSIQGVAINNGKITTDGTKDVTLKYGKCAAAFTFHGVEYKENQLLFAADNVVNALINPVNIDFSDVSKYTILLKDSKGDAPYIISKMAQNKTVGPLTRTAEPTKNRGIYDLTINPKGDLATAPAEAAYALCTYDAWGNEIISAYDVKIKAEAVSGSTVTLADAAVSAEVGKELVLDDLAAAATTTPMDLSTVYAYYYQLADGAPADVKLGTKDGKQTIISPTGQEAEVEVCYLTTDGKPYDGVERASVTNAAAKLTVTFKQVETVTLAAQDVTWNSGEKSDIEVSAANIKAIKDAITTAKISSSSATANATDKVKFSGIGTSNTKYDALKLTVGAAYLGSMDAVLTVDVDNTKQIIFKLPVTVGYLVPVFTPAPGMWTEDDKVSLVINETTTTVTSASGSVTKIQSIKLERDMSAIFTGWSDITDGVTAGKYTSVTYAIDKNGDDPVGSVANGKFTVDMDHAKDNMALTVNVNCKPDGATDLSVIGNKKVQFISLSELLKSEFGAAVAKTGIIKEYTAKAKNEEIDVLTDLVWKDRKGKAMWPTADENTYDTSTLTSADDVLALYGYSIKVELSDKVNFEFDSTGKKVKLTSAGLALQGLVKDLVVTVTITPSISWSATSPAAVVKTVTFPTALFAD comes from the coding sequence ATGAAGAAAAATTTTGTTAGGGTAATGCTTTTCGGGGCATTGGCACTTGCTACTGTCACTTACGTAGGCTGTAAAGACTATGATGATGACATTGACAATCTGCAAACGCAAATTGATGCGAATAAGGCAGGCATTGCCACATTGCAGGCAAAGGTCGACGACGGTAAATGGGTGACTGACGTGACCGATATTGAAGGTGGATTTAAAATTACTTTCAATAATGGAGATTCTTATTCTATTGTAGACGGTAAAAAAGGAGATCCTGGAACGAAGGTTACTATTGATCCAACCACTAACCACTGGTTGTTTGACGGTATCGACAGTGGACATAGTGCCGTAGGTCCTGCCGGTCCGAAGGGAGAAACTGGGGCAACTGGTCCTGACGGTCCAAAGGGAGAAACTGGGGCAACAGGTCCTGCCGGCCCGAAGGGAGAAACTGGGGCAACAGGTCCTGCCGGTCATTCACCTTTTATCGGTAACGGAACCGGTGACTATGAAAAAGGCTTCTGGTATTTTTATGATGACGCATCAAGTAAATGGGTGAAGGGTGATTCTGCTGAATCCAATATCTATCTTGTACAAGGTGACGGCACTCCTAGTCTGACTTTGCATGTGAAGGATCAGGAAACCGGTAAGTTTGTGGATGTTGTTCTGCCGACTGGTAAATTGATTACTAGTATTCAGGGAGTAGCAATTAACAACGGCAAAATCACTACTGACGGAACGAAAGATGTTACATTAAAATACGGTAAATGTGCAGCAGCTTTCACGTTCCATGGGGTTGAATATAAAGAAAATCAACTATTGTTTGCTGCAGACAATGTAGTGAACGCTTTGATTAATCCGGTGAATATCGACTTTAGTGATGTTAGCAAATACACTATTCTTTTGAAGGACTCAAAAGGGGACGCACCATACATTATCTCTAAAATGGCGCAGAACAAGACAGTTGGCCCTTTGACTCGTACTGCAGAACCTACTAAAAATCGTGGTATCTATGACCTGACTATCAATCCAAAAGGTGATCTAGCCACAGCACCTGCCGAAGCTGCGTATGCACTCTGCACATACGACGCATGGGGTAATGAGATTATCTCTGCTTATGATGTGAAGATTAAAGCGGAAGCAGTTTCTGGTTCTACTGTAACACTGGCGGATGCAGCAGTGTCTGCAGAAGTAGGTAAGGAGCTTGTTTTGGATGACTTGGCTGCTGCAGCTACCACTACTCCTATGGATTTGAGTACTGTCTACGCATATTATTATCAATTAGCGGACGGTGCTCCTGCAGATGTGAAATTAGGAACGAAAGATGGTAAACAGACTATTATTTCTCCCACAGGACAAGAAGCAGAGGTAGAAGTCTGCTATCTGACTACAGATGGTAAACCTTATGATGGAGTAGAGCGTGCGAGTGTAACCAATGCTGCAGCTAAACTGACTGTCACCTTCAAGCAAGTAGAAACAGTTACTTTGGCAGCACAGGATGTAACTTGGAACTCTGGCGAAAAGAGTGATATTGAGGTGTCAGCTGCTAATATTAAAGCAATCAAAGATGCTATTACTACTGCTAAAATTAGCAGTTCGAGTGCTACGGCCAACGCAACTGATAAAGTGAAGTTCAGTGGCATTGGTACTAGCAACACTAAATACGACGCCCTGAAACTGACAGTAGGCGCTGCATACTTGGGTTCTATGGATGCTGTATTGACAGTCGACGTTGATAATACGAAGCAAATTATATTCAAATTGCCGGTAACTGTCGGTTATCTCGTGCCTGTGTTTACACCTGCTCCAGGTATGTGGACTGAAGATGATAAAGTATCTCTCGTAATTAATGAAACAACGACTACCGTTACTTCTGCTTCAGGTTCAGTTACTAAAATTCAGAGCATCAAACTTGAAAGAGATATGAGTGCAATCTTTACTGGCTGGAGCGATATTACTGACGGAGTTACTGCAGGGAAATACACTAGTGTTACATACGCTATAGACAAGAATGGCGACGATCCTGTAGGAAGTGTAGCTAACGGTAAGTTCACAGTAGACATGGATCACGCTAAAGACAATATGGCATTGACCGTAAATGTAAATTGTAAACCTGATGGTGCTACTGATCTTTCTGTAATTGGTAACAAAAAGGTTCAATTCATATCATTGTCAGAACTGCTTAAATCAGAATTTGGTGCGGCAGTAGCAAAAACTGGCATTATAAAAGAGTATACGGCTAAAGCTAAAAATGAAGAGATCGATGTATTAACTGACCTCGTATGGAAAGACAGAAAAGGCAAGGCTATGTGGCCGACTGCAGATGAAAATACTTATGACACTAGTACTTTGACTTCTGCTGACGATGTTCTTGCTCTTTATGGATATTCTATTAAGGTAGAACTAAGTGATAAAGTTAACTTCGAGTTTGATTCTACTGGAAAGAAAGTGAAGCTTACATCTGCTGGTCTGGCACTGCAAGGCCTTGTGAAAGATTTGGTAGTGACGGTTACTATTACTCCTTCAATCAGCTGGAGCGCGACATCTCCTGCAGCTGTAGTGAAGACAGTAACATTCCCTACTGCTCTCTTTGCAGATTAA
- a CDS encoding tyrosine-type recombinase/integrase, translating to MLKVVTFMKQVATGLQVEGNFGTAHVYRSSLNAIIAYCGKADFTFEEVSPEWLKGFEIHLRSRGCSWNTVSTYLRTFRAVYNRAVDLRKAPYVPHLFRSVYTGTRADHKRALGDEDMKKVFVKLSRTSGVSLAVYQAQELFILMFLLRGMPFVDLAYLRKSDLRDNVITYRRRKTGRPLSVTLTAEAMILVKKYINRDPTSPYLFPLLKSREGTKEAYREYQLALRSFNQQLMLLGELLGLSDKLSSYTARHTWATTAYYCEIHPGIISEAMGHSSITVTETYLKPFRSKKIDEANKQVLDFVKRSVIGVNT from the coding sequence ATGTTGAAAGTAGTAACATTTATGAAGCAAGTAGCCACGGGGCTACAGGTGGAGGGAAACTTCGGTACTGCGCACGTTTATCGTAGCAGTCTGAATGCCATCATTGCTTATTGTGGGAAAGCGGACTTCACCTTTGAAGAAGTGAGTCCGGAGTGGTTAAAAGGATTTGAAATACATCTTCGTAGTCGTGGTTGTAGTTGGAACACCGTTTCCACTTATTTGCGTACGTTTCGTGCAGTTTACAATCGTGCCGTCGATCTTCGTAAGGCACCTTATGTTCCTCACTTGTTCCGTTCTGTTTATACCGGTACTCGCGCCGATCATAAACGTGCGTTGGGCGATGAAGATATGAAAAAGGTGTTTGTTAAATTGTCCCGTACATCGGGTGTTTCATTGGCTGTATATCAGGCACAAGAGTTGTTTATTTTGATGTTCTTGTTACGTGGTATGCCATTTGTCGATCTTGCTTATTTGCGTAAGAGCGATTTGCGTGATAACGTAATAACGTATCGCAGACGTAAGACAGGTCGTCCTCTATCTGTGACGTTGACTGCGGAAGCGATGATCCTGGTAAAGAAGTACATCAATCGTGATCCTACTTCCCCTTATTTGTTTCCATTGTTGAAAAGCCGTGAAGGAACTAAAGAGGCGTATCGCGAATATCAGTTGGCATTGCGCAGCTTTAACCAACAGTTGATGTTGTTAGGTGAATTATTGGGATTATCCGATAAATTGAGTTCGTACACCGCCCGCCATACCTGGGCTACGACGGCTTATTATTGTGAAATTCATCCGGGCATTATCTCCGAAGCGATGGGACATTCATCTATCACTGTGACCGAGACTTACCTGAAACCTTTCCGGAGTAAGAAAATTGATGAAGCAAATAAACAAGTTCTTGACTTTGTGAAACGCTCTGTGATAGGTGTAAATACTTGA